A window of Phaseolus vulgaris cultivar G19833 chromosome 4, P. vulgaris v2.0, whole genome shotgun sequence genomic DNA:
GTAAGAGTCCTGGCCCCAACGGCTTCAATTTCGGTCTTATAAAATTCTGCTGAGATATAGTTAAAAAAGATGTAATGGCGGCGGTGAAGGACTTTGCGGTTAACGGTCATTGGCCCAGAGGTACAAACGCTTCGTTCCTATGTCTTATACCAAAAGTTGAAAATCCCCAGCAGCTTGGTGAATTTAGTCCTATTTCTTTAGTTGGTTGTCTGTACAAAATCATCTCTAAAGTGTTATCTCTACGTTTGAAGAAGGTGATAAGCAAAGTTATAGATGTCAGACAGTCGGCTTTCCTTGAAGGGAGGGGTTTGTTGGACAGTGTGTTGGTTTCCAATGAGGTTCTGAAAGAGTATAAAAGAAGGAGAAAAGGTTGTGTCTTCTTCAAAGTTGACTATGAGAAGGCGTACGACTCAGTTAGTTGGGAGTTCATTTACTATATGCTGAGGAAGATGGGCTTTTGTGAGTTGTGGATTCAGTGGATAAAAGGTTGCTTAGAATCAGCGTCGGTTTCAGTTCTTGTGAATGGCAGTCCAACTAAGGAATTCTTCCCTAAGAAAGGTCTTCGTCAAGGTGATCCGTTAGCTCCCTTCCTCTTTCTTATTGTGGCTGAAGGGTTGGTTGGGGTGTCAAGGATGGCTGAAGAAAAGAATTTGATTGACAATGTGGTAGTTGGCAAAGATAAAGTGAAGGTCAATATGTTACAGTACGCAGATGATACCTTGTTTTTCTGTGAAGCTAACACAAAAAGCATTTTCAATATTAAGGACATATTGCAATGCTTCGAGCTTTCCTCTGGGCTCAGAGTTAACTTTTTGAAAAGTGAAATTGGCGGAACGGGGGTTAGTCTTCTTTCACTAAGGGGTTTTGCAGCCATTCTTAATTGTGATGTGATGGTTTCCCCTTTTGTCTATCTGGGTTTGCCTGTTGGCGGAAGTCATAAGCGTGAGGTTTTTTGGAATGGGGTGATTGAAAAAGTTCAGGTTAGACTAAGCAGGTGGAAAGGAAAGTGCTTGTCGATGGCGGGAGAGTTTGTTTGAtcaaatttgttctttcttctaTTCCGTTATTCTTTATGTCCTTATTTAAATTACCTACCGGAGTGGTAGATAAGTTGGTAAGGATTCAAAGGAATTTTCTTTGGGGGTGGGGCACTGAAGGAAGGAAGATAGCTTCGGCATCTTGGAAAATTGTGTGTAAGCCTCGCGAACTTGGGGGACTAGGGGTCATTGATTTAAAGCTTTTTAACTTGGCTTTGTTAGGAAAATGGATCTGGAGGCTGGGTTCGGATAAGGGTGGTCTTTGAAAGGAGATTCTCGTCTCTAAATATGGTGGTTGGAGGAGTTTGAGAGAGGAAGGTAAAAGTAGCAGGAGTTCTTTTTGGTGGAAAGACTTGAAAGAGGTTTGGGCCTCGGAGGGATGGGGCAGGAGTTTTGAAGATGGGTTCAAGTGGAAAGTTGGAGATGGAAAGGACATTTCCTTTTGGGAGGATAGGTGGCTCGGTTGTGGTGCGCTGAAGAGAGTATTCCCGAGATTGTTTTCTATATGTTCGGCCAAAAATGCTAGGGTGGCTGAGCTCGGGTCTTGGTTTGAAGGAGTTAGGGTGTGGAATTTAGCCTGGCGCAGACCTTTTTTCGATTGGGAGAAGTCTATGGTGGATCAATTTAGTCAAGCTTTACTTGAGGCGAGACTAGATTTGGGGGAGGTGGACAGGTGGGTGTGGAAGGGAGGGGCTGATCAGAGGTTTTCAGTTAACTTTGTTTATTCTCTGGTTAGGAGGGATTGTGAGGCAGATCCTTCT
This region includes:
- the LOC137838884 gene encoding uncharacterized protein translates to MAAVKDFAVNGHWPRGTNASFLCLIPKVENPQQLGEFSPISLVGCLYKIISKVLSLRLKKVISKVIDVRQSAFLEGRGLLDSVLVSNEVLKEYKRRRKGCVFFKVDYEKAYDSVSWEFIYYMLRKMGFCELWIQWIKGCLESASVSVLVNGSPTKEFFPKKGLRQGDPLAPFLFLIVAEGLVGVSRMAEEKNLIDNVVVGKDKVKVNMLQYADDTLFFCEANTKSIFNIKDILQCFELSSGLRVNFLKSEIGGTGVSLLSLRGFAAILNCDVMVSPFVYLGLPVGGSHKREVFWNGVIEKVQEILVSKYGGWRSLREEGKSSRSSFWWKDLKEVWASEGWGRSFEDGFKWKVGDGKDISFWEDRWLGCGALKRVFPRLFSICSAKNARVAELGSWFEGVRVWNLAWRRPFFDWEKSMVDQFSQALLEARLDLGEVDRWVWKGGADQRFSVNFVYSLVRRDCEADPSPVFSKLWSLKAVPSALFTAWRMMQNKIAIRVNLDRRGVLVESSLCCLCGKEEESYRHLFFDYSFAWWVWCFCYKWLGVSFVSHNDPMSNFSQFRMNTSSAFINEVWNTIWVRVVGEIWIHRNSIIFNRGVADVSEVCTLMQAKVGSWISAKSSTNLVSFSSWCLEPLECMRLVI